The Candidatus Margulisiibacteriota bacterium genome includes the window CATTTGCTAACTATTGCCATAATATTTTCTCCTTTCCCTACCGCGCTTCGCTCTCCGCGCCGAAATAATCCTGATCCGTCCCCAGCTCCTGCGCGTCCAAACCACAAAAAGCAATTTGCCCTCAACTTCACCAATGGTTTGCCGCCGTGTTTCTCCGTAATCTTTTCTTTTGTCGATAAATGTGATCCGGTTTTTATCTTTAAAAACCAGCAACGCTTGACCAA containing:
- a CDS encoding BrnT family toxin; this translates as MLNMLWFLSRRFEWNEKKRGDNTAKGRPDFGQALLVFKDKNRITFIDKRKDYGETRRQTIGEVEGKLLFVVWTRRSWGRIRIISARRAKRGRERRKYYGNS